From Brassica oleracea var. oleracea cultivar TO1000 chromosome C3, BOL, whole genome shotgun sequence, a single genomic window includes:
- the LOC106330468 gene encoding uncharacterized protein LOC106330468 codes for MTQGQLLETGGAMKEGESTRKRLKISVPHFDNSALIKTYARTLIGRCKNPAEQEMPALLQNIPKIWKLEYRVVGTDLGHGKFQFDFQTKEEIEAVLKLQPYHFDYWMLAIARWQPRKSQLFPSEIPFWVRV; via the coding sequence ATGACACAGGGACAGCTATTGGAAACTGGTGGAGCCATGAAGGAGGGCGAGAGCACTCGCAAAAGATTGAAGATTTCGGTTCCACATTTTGATAATTCGGCTCTCATTAAGACGTATGCAAGGACCTTGATTGGGAGATGCAAGAATCCAGCTGAGCAAGAGATGCCGGCGCTGTTACAGAACATCCCAAAGATTTGGAAGTTGGAGTATCGTGTGGTGGGCACAGATTTGGGTCACGGAAAGTTCCAGTTCGATTTTCAGACGAAGGAAGAGATTGAAGCCGTGCTGAAGCTGCAACCATATCATTTCGACTACTGGATGCTGGCGATTGCAAGGTGGCAGCCTAGGAAGTCACAATTGTTTCCGTCAGAGATTCCATTTTGGGTTCGGGTGTGA
- the LOC106330467 gene encoding uncharacterized protein LOC106330467 yields MEFKTLPTFESIGGALGRLISVDLELSRVQVVVDGFQQLCLETTVDFKGGEFYDGEEATITLRYEKLFQFCSICASLCHKDEKCPLAPPAVKQSPERKREKRDGNSGWFEGGKHEERARSYKGVVINGNTGNQQKERDGREYYGKGKGKMVEENDHNWRRVAEKGNKNSLNNRGNYRGDGEGSRQRMPRREDERGVAQEERGRGIPGKVIGQAGDQLVMRGSCVEEREEGELQCSEAKVGKGNKLVEIVQQDVPSLEFQEELAKTQATGAAVISDPMDTESGLQAVNSLIGNVTDVDDGGDTDRIMDMDEIRAVFLEHGVDMDAADLEECSEGEMAEALRELEQASGEENREVEEVTNIEAEKDMADGDVGKKNGSRKILFKPTISTVASTKMRLAKALASPRKRTVGKTGTRHGEPGKQMENKGPSIPKLVPPKP; encoded by the coding sequence ATGGAGTTCAAGACGCTCCCCACTTTCGAGAGCATTGGTGGTGCTCTTGGGAGATTAATATCGGTGGATCTTGAGCTCTCAAGAGTTCAAGTAGTAGTGGATGGTTTTCAACAACTCTGTTTGGAGACCACTGTGGATTTCAAAGGAGGAGAGTTTTATGATGGGGAGGAAGCGACGATCACTCTACGGTACGAGAAGCTGTTTCAATTTTGCTCAATCTGTGCTAGTTTGTGCCACAAGGATGAGAAGTGTCCTCTTGCTCCACCAGCGGTGAAGCAGAGTCCAGAGAGGAAAAGGGAGAAGAGAGATGGTAATAGCGGGTGGTTTGAAGGTGGCAAGCACGAGGAGAGGGCCAGGAGTTACAAGGGTGTTGTCATAAACGGGAATACCGGAAACCAGCAGAAGGAAAGAGATGGGAGAGAGTATTATGGTAAGGGTAAAGGGAAGATGGTGGAAGAGAATGATCACAATTGGAGGCGTGTAGCTGAGAAAGGGAACAAGAACTCACTTAATAACCGGGGAAATTACAGAGGGGATGGAGAGGGGTCTAGGCAGAGAATGCCACGTAGAGAGGACGAAAGAGGAGTTGCTCAGGAGGAAAGGGGTAGGGGGATACCTGGAAAAGTAATTGGACAAGCAGGAGATCAACTTGTAATGAGAGGATCTTGCGTGGAAGAACGGGAGGAGGGGGAACTACAATGTTCGGAAGCTAAAGTGGGCAAAGGTAATAAGCTCGTTGAGATAGTCCAACAAGATGTACCTTCCCTTGAGTTCCAAGAGGAGCTTGCTAAGACTCAAGCTACAGGAGCAGCTGTCATCTCGGATCCAATGGACACTGAGAGTGGGTTACAAGCAGTGAATAGTTTGATAGGAAATGTCACTGACGTTGATGATGGTGGGGATACGGATCGGATCATGGATATGGATGAGATAAGGGCGGTTTTTCTAGAGCATGGTGTGGACATGGACGCGGCTGATCTTGAGGAATGTTCTGAAGGGGAGATGGCTGAAGCATTGAGAGAGTTAGAGCAGGCAAGTGGAGAGGAGAATCGCGAGGTTGAAGAAGTGACTAATATTGAGGCTGAGAAGGATATGGCTGATGGTGATGTGGGAAAGAAAAATGGATCTCGTAAGATTTTGTTCAAGCCGACGATAAGCACTGTAGCTAGTACAAAAATGAGACTTGCCAAGGCTTTGGCTTCCCCACGCAAAAGGACTGTAGGTAAAACTGGAACTCGCCATGGTGAACCTGGTAAGCAGATGGAGAATAAGGGCCCCTCAATCCCGAAGCTGGTACCTCCTAAACCATAA